The window TGAGCTGTGGAGGTTTTGCTCTGGACTTAGTAGATAACAAACCCTAAgtgtaaagagaaacaaaaaggaaacttaagaaagaagaaaaaaaaaaaaaggaaacttgagTCCCAAACATATCTTGTTTATAAAGACCTGGTCTCGCACTCCTATCTCTCTAAGAGTTAAAGACGCAAtttctctgatttgtttttctaagtATATAGAGAGAGACGATTCGTACGAGTTAGAGGTCGCCGGAATTCAAGGCTTCGGAAGTCACGATGTTGGAGAAAAAAACTCTCCGGTGACGGAGATGATAGCGATTGATTGAGGGATCATCGGAGATTGGGGGATTCGTTTTCACGGTGTAAACACATTCGTTGTTGATCGTGCGTGCTTAGGTCTACAAAAGCCCAACAAAAACAATTCCAGCCCATCGACTAGGTTAATTTCTggccctttttttgttttatttacatgattaatataattcaatatttatattttaaacgaattttttttaatatttctcatagattttaaaggatttttcttacaacttttattcaagttttcacaaatttatttttttttttttttttaaatcacaaattttactcaagtttttattttatttttaaagttgaatttttatcttttattttcttttagataATAGAAAATTGGATAATAGATTTACAATGCAATGTGAAGACTAACCAGATTTTGGATCCAGTCATTAGATTAATCTATTGATCATTAGAGATTCCACAAATCCAATTTGGTTTTGCATTGTTGTGTAGATTTATAATACAAGTttctaattatttgtttttaaaataattttttatttttttctttctttctttctcatggttaatacttttaaaaataaattcatttaaattttggtttcaaaattattttttactttgttcCTAGTTCTTaagtttcttaatatttttggcTTTAAAGTATTTTGCTGACTTTGATGTTACAATAAAGTAAGTAAACCGTTGAGCTTGGTTCAAGAATAGATATTGAGTAAGATCTGAACCGTACATTTGTCACGATCTCAGGCATTAGATGGCTCTTTGCAATCGGCTGCGCGTCTTTCAACAGACACGCCTCCTCTTCTCCTGGCCGGGGATTACATACGTTGCGTTTTGTGGAAAGCTCACATCTTACTCGGCCACGTCATCGAAAGAGATAAAATGGAACCATCCAACTAAAAAAGGTTGCATTTTGGTAATTCTAGCATCTTATGGTATCATTTATGCATGTATAACTAAAAACTATACTATTCAGTCATAGttgtatacatataaaaatttaaaagtcgAGCCAACCAACTACAGTGATCTATTGGTTAAGAAAGCAACCTACTCATTGATGTTTGAGATATGAGTATTTTCCAAGTCCTAAGAGagagccttcttcttctcttcttctttttcttcttagcCACCTCAAGTAAAACACCTAATGAAGTCTAAACAACGAAACTAATGATAGGTTTTAATTTGTTACCAAGCATCAACAATCAAGAAGCAAGAGCAAATTTATCTACTTGGGGCCGCGTATAGTCAATTAGCCAGTACTAGTGCAGGAGAgcccctttaaaaaaaaaacaaaacaaaacgtttATGGGTCCCGGCACAACAGGTTCAACTATAAGATACATTCCTCCCACGTTACTTCAGTCCGGGTTTGCAAAACTCATGCGTCCCGCTCTGTAAAATTGCTATTTCCTCTCTCCCTTCTTCACCATTCATTGATTATCTCATCCAAAGTTACCAAATCAACTCGCTAAACTTAGATGTTAAACTTGGTTGATTAATAAGGTCGTTAGAATCCTCTGATACACAGTTAATACATTTTGCGTAAAGATGTTTCTCCTTCTTGTCTTGTCTTTGATAAGATCGGGTATGTGATCTCTCAAGGAGAAACCGAAgtaataaaagttagaaaacaaaGGTAGCATTGTAATAGCGAAAGCAGATAACGATTATTGAGCATAATTAGTATAACTATTTTTAACATCCAGAGAAAGGCATATCATACAAGCCTGCATGGGTGATGATTAAAGCAGATAATGATTATTGAGTCCTAAGGGAGAGCTccttcattatcttcttcttctccttcttcttctccttcttctccttctccttctccctctccctctccttctccctctccttctccttctccatcttcttctccatcttcgtcttcatcttcttattaGTTACACAACGACctaatataaaaagaataaacaacGAAACTAATGAgaggtttttaatttgttaacaaGAAGAATCTAAGAAGCAAGAGCAATGTACATGGGCCATCAGAATTGGTGGTGCGCCCCCTTCTTCTGGATACACCGGGTCGGGACACCATAGGTTCAACAACAAGAGTCATATTTCCCATCATGTTACATCCATCTAGTTTCAGTGCCTTTTCTACACATCCATCTCCTCTAAAGCAAATGTCAGCTGCACTGTAAAATTCGAAAGAGACAAGACTTTAGTTAGAATTCAACAAATTTTGAgagttaagaaataaaaaataaaaaaattgtgggaATTGAGGAAAGAAGCCACAAACTGAAAGTTAAGATCAATATGGTATAGATCTCCACATGAAGAGAAAAGTTTACAGAACGCCATCTTGAGATCAATGTTAGGAAGGGAAGTGTCATGTCCGGTAACGCAGACCCTAATTAATATCGATTCATTCAAGGAGAGAAATAACCAAATTAGTAACATGACAAAAGGCTCTAGctagaaaaaatatatgttacagATACTACAAGAATTAGTAGTAGTACATcctacaaaaaagaagaaaatatttatcaGAAGTTACCTGTATACGTATGTTCTTTTCAAAGACGTGGGATCAATAAGACCCCAGTCAGTAAAGGTTGCAGGCTTAACAATTGCAGTCCATCTTTACATGACAGTATTATTAAGTTTCAACGCCTTTTCTGCGGCAGCTCCTCCCTCGAACCGCACGAAGGCAACACTGATGTAAAACGATAGAGTacaatacataaaaacaaaaaaaaacaaaaaaaaagtattttgagATTATAATTAAAcatgaatgagagagagagacctggACTGGACTGGAAGGAAGAGAATTAATAAGAAgccacaaataaaagaaagaaaagaaaggtacCTCTTGAGGATACCTCTTTCATAGTTTCCGGGAACACAAATACTTATGATCTGTCCACAAGAAGAGAAATGTTTTTCCAACACGAGCTCGACATAATAAGCTGGAAGCGAAGTGTCATATCCCTCAACGGAAATCGTCGTCAAAATGCTAATTATTcaacaatttgattttgatatcaatactatgatcatgatcatcaacacaaccaacaaaaggaaaaaaaaattcccaaaaataaatatatatgtacaaaataaaatttaccgGCGTTTTGGAGCGTCTGCAGCACTGTCATTCAAATCCAGCAATTTCACACCCTAAAAAAGATACAGAAGATTCTAATAAGAAATTCTACTGATCAcctcataatataataattttcttacatATATTCTTCATGATCAGAAAACCAttacttaaaaatcaataaaaagagagaagcaaagGAGCTGGTTAATCAAAACGAgcgagcaagaagaagaagaagaagaagattactttGATGGCGGATTCTTCCATGGTGACTACTTCTTCTACCTAGTAGGGTtccaaatactttttttttcagatctttTACATATGGTATGAagatttttttaggtttgaagattttgttgttCGTTGTTAATTCTCTTATTTATTCTGTGGGCCTTTAATTTAGTTCAGGCCTGCAATAAGCCCACAGAGtcctaatcttcttcttattcattACCCAAGACTGGGGGACTGAGAGGCGTTCcgttaaacataaaaaaataagcCGGGCATTCGGCTTTTTCGGGTTAATCGGTTCagttttctcggtttttttattttttcggttttccaaattttcagaatataataatttttttacatatatagttCATGATCAGAAAACCatattaactaattaaatagagaagcaagaagaagattatTTTGATGGTGGATTCTTCCATGGTAATATGTTGACAAGAGCGACTACTTCTTCTACCTAGTAGggttccaaatatttttttgtagaacaCCATATGGTATGAAGATTTTTTAGATCACCAGTagaatttctaaaaaaatatttggtattttttaGGTTCTCATGgttaatacttttttaaaaataaatttattttaagtttttgtgtcaaaattaatttttactttGGCTTTCCCTTAAAGTTAAAATAACACTTTATATTTTTCTGTCTTTGATGTTGCAATAAAGTAAGGGAAACCGTTGAGCTTGGTTCAAGAAGAGATGTTGAGTAAGATCTGAGCCGTACATTTGTCACGATCTGAGGCTCTCTGCAGTCGGCTGCGCGTGTTTCAACAGACGCGCCTCTTCTTCGCCTGGCCGGGGGATTACATACGCTGCGTTTTGTGGAAAGCTCACATCTTACTCGGCCACGTCATCGAAAGAGATAAAATGGAACCATCCAACTAAAAAAGGTTGtatctttggaagaagaagaagaaagataagaagaCATTTTTGCGGAAAAGTTTTGAGCTTTTGATCACTGACTGACTACTAATGGAGGCTCTGCAATGTTCCAGCCATTTCACCGTGAATAGAACTCCTTGTACTCAGAGCTGTACCGGAAACAGGAGAAGCAGTAGGGCTACGTTTAGCTCTGCGTTCACCGGTACCAGCAGCAATTCAGCTTCTCTATCCTCTAGGAATCTCTCCTCCACGGTTTGTCTTCAAATTATTTGCTCCGTTTCGTTTTCGTTTTCATCTCTGTTTGGGTTGTTTTGTAAGGatcttttggtttattttgtgaTGTTCTTCTGTGTTGAGAGTAGCGAGAGATATGGAGTTGGGTGAATTCGAAGACTGTTGGCTATGGAAGATACAGAAGGAGCCAAGTGAGAGCTGAGATGTTTGGTCAGTTGACTGGTGGACTCGAAGCTGCTTGGAGCAAACTCAAAGGCGAAGGttcgatttctttttttcccttgaGCTACTAGCTTCGGTTGTTAGCTAAACTCAAACACAAGCCGAGAAGGAGGAATGGATTAGAGAAAcattgttttattgattgttgaatTATAAGGGCTTTGTTACTGGTGGATACAGAAAGGAGTAGCACGGTTTTAAAAGCTAGTTTACGTTATTTGCACTTGCAGAGGTCTTGACAAAAGATAATATTACTGAACCAATGCGAGATATTAGAAGAGCTCTCCTGGAAGCAGATGTGAGTGGcggttttgttctgtttcattttgAGTTCTTTTGAAGAATGTGGTCTTAAACTGATTTAGTCGCTTTGCGGTTTTGTTAACAGGTGAGTCTCCCAGTTGTTAGAAGGTTCGTTCAGTCTGTTAGTGACCAAGCCGTTGGAATGGGTGTCATTCGTGGTGTCAAACCAGATCAGCAATTGGTCAAGGTAATCCGCAATGAAAGaggttcttatttttgtttctgtttcatctcttccccatatttttttcattagcATAATGGTTTTTATAGTTGACTCACTAGATCATTTTGGTTTCAATAGTACTGATGTGTGGCTTATCATGGCTATGGTGCAGATTGTACATGATGAGCTAGTGAAATTGATGGGTGGAGAAGTATCTGAGCTACAGTTTGCTAAAACAGGTCCTACTGTAATATTATTGGCTGGGCTCCAAGGAGTTGGAAAGACAACGGTTTGCGCTAAACTAGCTTGTTACCTAAAGAAGCAGGTATGCTTTTCAAAATACAGTGGAGACTTTTGATGGGATTGTTTGATACTCTCTGTCAAATTACACTGACTTTTATGATATTACAGGGAAAGTCTTGCATGCTAATTGCTGGAGATGTATACCGACCTGCCGCCATCGATCAACTTGTCATTTTAGGTGAACAGGTATTgaaatttttacttttgaaGCATCGTGTGCATCGTAGAAATGGCTTAAGAGAACCTGTGTGTGAACCTGTGTGCATTCCTGATGCCCTCTTTGTTTCAGGTTGGCGTGCCGGTTTATACAGCAGGGACTGATGTAAAACCTGCAGATATAGCAAAGCAAGGTctaaaagaagctaaaaagaaTAATGTCGATGTAGTCATCATGGATACTGCCGGGAGGCTTCAGGTAATCTTTCGTCTTTGAGAGTCATTGTACTGTAAATCTATTGTAGTTGTAGTTGTAGCTGTAGTCATGAAATTGAATCTTTGTGACAGATAGATAAAGGCATGATGGACGAATTAAAAGACGTGAAGAAATTTCTGAATCCCACAGAAGTGTTACTAGTTGTTGATGCCATGACTGGACAAGAAGCTGCAGGTACGCTGTTTGTATTCTACATTTGTCAAGAAACTTCGAAACATCTGAAAATGGATTAGATTCAGAACCGGACCTGTATCAGTCATATACTAAAATGAGCTTCTGTATTCCCTACAGCTCTGGTGACAACATTCAATGTAGAGATAGGAATCACAGGAGCCATTTTGACGAAGCTAGATGGTGATTCAAGAGGTGGTGCTGCTTTGAGTGTCAAGGAGGTtagtgttcttcttctttgatcagtTATGTCATAGAAAAGTTACTTAATGTATGCTTAATTAACATTGATAGTTTACTCGTAAATGGGTGTCACTAGGTATCTGGAAAACCAATCAAACTGGTAGGACGTGGAGAGCGAATGGAGGATCTTGAACCCTTTTATCCAGATCGGATGGCCGGAAGAATTCTAGGAATGGGAGACGTGCTTTCATTTGTAGAGAAGGCAACAGAAGTTGTAAGTTCTTTCTCAGTTAAAATTACAATCAAAACTTTAGttttctctccctctccctctctacGTTGAAAAGTCTTCTTCATCTGTCTTTATAGATGCGTCAAGAAGATGCTGAAGATCTacagaagaagataatgagtgCAAAGTTCGACTTCAACGATTTCCTAAAGCAGACTCGTGCTGTTGCGAAAATGGGTTCGATGACACGAGTTCTTGGAATGATACCTGGAATGGGGAAAGTGAGTCCAGCACAAATCCGAGAAGCGGAAAAAAATCTTTTAGTCATGGAAGCAATGATTGAAGTGATGACACCCggtatttttttctctgttcctTTCTTCCATtccatcaaacaaacaaaatgcattTCGATTTTGGTTGTCTTATTCTTGGTTTTAAATATGTTGgacagaggaaagagagagaccAGAGTTACTAGCAGAATCaccagagagaagaaaaagaattgcTAAAGATTCAGGAAAGACAGAACAGCAGGTACTCTCTCTCACTCAGATTTCAAATCTTAGTTTCTGCAGCAGATCTCAGAGAAAGAAGATTCTCAATACCgtttttttgttgctgttgttgttgttaaggtGAGCGCACTCGTAGCACAAATCTTCCAAATGAGAGTGAAAATGAAGAACTTGATGGGAGTAATGGAAGGAGGATCAATTCCTGCATTAAGCGGTCTCGAGGACGCATTGAAAGCAGAACAACaaaaggtttcttcttccttcttcttcgtcttcttcaccgTTTAACATCTGAAAGAGTTTTAATGGATTCTTGTAATTGTATCTTCAGGCTCCACCTGGAACTGcgaggaggaagagaaaggcGGACTCAAGGAAAAAATTTGTAGAGTCAGCATCAAGCAAGCCAGGTCCTCGTGGCTTCGGCTCTGGTAACTAAAAGGAACTATTTCAATCCAACTTGGTTAATCTCAAAACGGATAATTTTTCTATTAAGTATGAACTagttaaaaattgtaaaatttggggaaaaaactTAAATACTGTATTGGTTTCTTGTTCGTCAAGCAAACGCTCTTATTTCCCCTTAATTAGTTCGGAACTGCCTTCTGTAATAATTATGAGCTTGGTGATAAAAACTCAtgattaattagataaaaatatattatgggGATGCATACAAATTgtacttaattaaaaatttcataGACTTTGCATAactaatatgtatatagttaGATTTTAGACTCATCCGCCATGATCACGGGGATTTCTCAAATCTactttaatctctctctttgttttggaatgagttttatgttattcaccCTGCATATTCATCATGATCATAACCATGATAACTCTCAATTATTGTACATTTAATTCACAGTTCTCATGTATGGTCATTAATTGGTAATTCACATACTACTAAttcatgtaaatattattaGCTTCCAATTTGTTGCTCATGGTAtgcttatctttttcttttatttaactCCTTAtttgcttagtttttttttgtgcaaatattttgcttagttttttattttcaaaatctacAATTATTATGAGAATCATGAATTTTGCTTGTGGTAAATTAACCTCtaacttttattgacttttggaacaaaatcacaaactttTCTCGACTTTATCATGATGTTAACGAAGTTTATAAACTTTATCGGatatttttgggaatttatCAGGAATTTTCGTTAACAttctaaataaatcatttttactatttaaaagaATCTTTTAATGGATAATCAAACTGTTAAATTGCTACCTATAGTAATTCAAATTCatgttttatatgaaaaaatcaatgaaaatttgtgattttttaagaaaattaacgAAAATTTCTGAATTATTTAGAAAGTcaataaaattagatatataatCCACCATGtaaaattcat is drawn from Camelina sativa cultivar DH55 chromosome 8, Cs, whole genome shotgun sequence and contains these coding sequences:
- the LOC104734417 gene encoding signal recognition particle 54 kDa protein, chloroplastic: MEALQCSSHFTVNRTPCTQSCTGNRRSSRATFSSAFTGTSSNSASLSSRNLSSTREIWSWVNSKTVGYGRYRRSQVRAEMFGQLTGGLEAAWSKLKGEEVLTKDNITEPMRDIRRALLEADVSLPVVRRFVQSVSDQAVGMGVIRGVKPDQQLVKIVHDELVKLMGGEVSELQFAKTGPTVILLAGLQGVGKTTVCAKLACYLKKQGKSCMLIAGDVYRPAAIDQLVILGEQVGVPVYTAGTDVKPADIAKQGLKEAKKNNVDVVIMDTAGRLQIDKGMMDELKDVKKFLNPTEVLLVVDAMTGQEAAALVTTFNVEIGITGAILTKLDGDSRGGAALSVKEVSGKPIKLVGRGERMEDLEPFYPDRMAGRILGMGDVLSFVEKATEVMRQEDAEDLQKKIMSAKFDFNDFLKQTRAVAKMGSMTRVLGMIPGMGKVSPAQIREAEKNLLVMEAMIEVMTPEERERPELLAESPERRKRIAKDSGKTEQQVSALVAQIFQMRVKMKNLMGVMEGGSIPALSGLEDALKAEQQKAPPGTARRKRKADSRKKFVESASSKPGPRGFGSGN